Proteins encoded by one window of Martelella endophytica:
- the adh gene encoding aldehyde dehydrogenase, with protein sequence MLKPEGLLKSPFKDRYDNFIGGKFVPPKNGRYFTNVTPITGAAINEIARSDADDINLALDAAHAAKAKWGSTAPTDRARALLKIADTIEANLALLATAETWDNGKPIRETMNADIPLAADHFRYFASVLRAQEGSMSEIDDDTIAYHFHEPLGVVGQIIPWNFPILMAAWKLAPAIAAGNCVVIKPAEQTPASIMVLAELIADILPPGVLNIVNGFGLEAGKPLAQSPRIAKIAFTGETTTGRLIMQYATENLIPVTLELGGKSPNIFFKDVMREDDGFLDKAIEGFVFFALNQGEVCTCPSRALIQEDIYDAFMEKAIARTKAIIQGDPRADNTMIGAQASSEQKEKILSYFDIGRQEGAEVLLGGEAADLGGDLSGGYYIKPTILKGHNKMRVFQEEIFGPVVSVTTFKDEAEALEIANDTLYGLGAGVWSRDANTCYRFGRHIQAGRVWVNNYHAYPAHAAFGGYKQSGIGRETHKMMLDHYQQTKNLLVSYSTDKVGFF encoded by the coding sequence ATGCTGAAACCCGAAGGGCTGCTGAAATCCCCCTTCAAGGACCGCTACGACAACTTCATCGGCGGCAAATTCGTGCCCCCGAAGAACGGTCGCTACTTCACCAATGTGACGCCGATCACCGGAGCAGCGATCAACGAGATCGCAAGATCTGATGCCGACGACATCAACCTCGCGCTCGATGCCGCCCATGCGGCCAAGGCCAAGTGGGGTTCGACGGCGCCTACGGACCGCGCCCGCGCGCTCCTGAAGATCGCCGATACGATCGAGGCCAATCTGGCGCTGCTCGCCACCGCAGAGACCTGGGATAACGGCAAGCCGATCCGCGAAACGATGAATGCCGACATTCCGCTCGCCGCCGACCATTTCCGCTATTTCGCTTCGGTTCTGCGCGCCCAGGAAGGCTCGATGAGCGAGATCGACGACGACACCATCGCCTATCACTTCCATGAGCCGCTCGGCGTTGTCGGCCAGATCATTCCGTGGAACTTCCCGATCCTGATGGCCGCGTGGAAGCTGGCACCGGCGATTGCCGCCGGCAACTGCGTCGTCATCAAGCCGGCCGAGCAGACCCCGGCCTCGATCATGGTGCTCGCCGAGCTGATCGCCGACATCCTGCCGCCCGGCGTGCTCAACATCGTCAACGGCTTCGGGCTCGAAGCCGGCAAACCGCTGGCACAGAGCCCCCGCATCGCCAAGATCGCCTTTACCGGCGAGACGACGACCGGCCGGCTGATCATGCAATATGCCACCGAAAACCTCATTCCGGTGACGCTGGAGCTTGGCGGCAAATCGCCCAACATCTTCTTCAAGGATGTGATGCGGGAAGATGACGGCTTTCTCGACAAGGCGATCGAGGGCTTCGTGTTCTTCGCGCTCAACCAGGGCGAGGTCTGCACCTGCCCGAGCCGCGCGCTGATTCAGGAGGATATCTACGACGCCTTCATGGAAAAGGCGATCGCCCGCACCAAGGCGATCATCCAGGGCGATCCGCGTGCCGACAACACCATGATCGGCGCCCAGGCATCGAGCGAGCAGAAGGAGAAGATCCTCTCCTATTTCGACATCGGCCGTCAGGAAGGTGCTGAAGTGCTGCTCGGCGGCGAGGCGGCGGATCTCGGCGGCGATCTTTCCGGCGGCTACTACATCAAGCCGACCATCCTCAAGGGCCACAACAAGATGCGCGTGTTCCAGGAGGAAATCTTCGGGCCGGTGGTCTCCGTCACCACCTTCAAGGACGAGGCGGAGGCGCTCGAGATCGCCAATGACACGCTTTATGGCCTCGGCGCCGGCGTGTGGTCGCGCGATGCCAACACCTGCTACCGCTTCGGCCGCCACATCCAGGCGGGCCGTGTGTGGGTCAACAACTACCATGCCTATCCGGCGCATGCGGCCTTCGGCGGCTACAAGCAGTCCGGCATCGGTCGCGAGACCCACAAGATGATGCTCGACCACTACCAGCAGACCAAGAACCTGCTGGTCAGCTACTCGACCGACAAGGTCGGCTTCTTCTGA
- a CDS encoding alpha/beta hydrolase, with protein MDYSTYLDQGILDFIDETLAFYPAELKADDWAAQRAVYDRMAAHFHAGRPADLAVADGTIDGVPVRFYGGETDTVIVYAHGGGFVLGGLESHDDVCAEIAVATGVQVVSVDYRLAPEHRHPAAYDDAMAVVRVAAEAHRLVLCGDSAGASLCACVAGTWVGPALAGQVLIYPSLGFAPEGGSFETHAHAPLLSRDELRGYGDVRGGTPDDPGATPRAGDLAHLPPTFIYPAECDPLHDDALRYQAAAQAVGAAVEVETGRGLVHGWLRARHKSQKAQDAFRQIMQRLEWLCQEG; from the coding sequence TTGGATTATTCGACCTATCTCGATCAGGGCATTCTCGATTTTATCGATGAAACGCTGGCCTTCTATCCGGCCGAGCTCAAGGCGGACGACTGGGCTGCGCAGCGGGCGGTCTATGATCGCATGGCGGCGCATTTTCATGCTGGGCGGCCGGCGGACCTCGCGGTTGCCGACGGTACGATCGACGGTGTGCCGGTCCGCTTCTATGGGGGAGAGACCGATACGGTCATTGTCTATGCCCATGGCGGTGGCTTTGTGCTGGGCGGGCTTGAAAGCCACGATGACGTCTGCGCGGAGATTGCCGTTGCCACCGGCGTGCAGGTGGTATCCGTCGACTACCGGCTGGCGCCGGAGCACCGCCATCCGGCCGCCTATGACGATGCGATGGCCGTCGTGCGCGTGGCTGCGGAGGCGCACCGGCTGGTGCTTTGCGGCGATAGCGCCGGCGCGTCGCTCTGCGCCTGCGTGGCCGGAACGTGGGTGGGGCCGGCGCTTGCGGGGCAGGTGCTGATCTATCCCTCGCTCGGTTTCGCGCCGGAGGGCGGAAGCTTCGAGACCCACGCCCATGCGCCGCTGCTTTCCCGCGACGAGTTGCGCGGCTATGGCGATGTGCGCGGCGGCACGCCGGATGATCCAGGCGCCACGCCGCGGGCCGGCGATCTCGCCCACCTGCCGCCGACCTTCATCTATCCCGCCGAATGCGATCCGCTGCACGATGATGCGCTGCGCTATCAGGCGGCAGCGCAAGCCGTCGGCGCCGCCGTTGAGGTCGAGACGGGGCGCGGGCTGGTGCATGGCTGGCTGCGGGCCCGTCATAAAAGCCAGAAGGCGCAGGACGCGTTTCGGCAGATCATGCAGCGGCTGGAGTGGCTCTGCCAGGAGGGCTGA
- the yghX gene encoding YghX family hydrolase, with protein MNEHQQRLTAKDFSPELLELYDFYAHGMITKREFLDRAGKYAIGGLTAAAILGMMSPDYAKAEQVSFNDPDILAEWITYPSPNGHGEMRAYYVRPTGVETAPGVVVVHENRGLNPYIQDVARRLAKAGFIAMAPDGLTPMGGYPGNDEEGRALQQQVDGEKLMNDFFAAIEFLMADEAVTGKVGITGFCYGGGVANAAAVAYPELGAAVPFYGRQPEATDVTRIEAPLLLHYGGLDERVNAGWPAYQEALDAAGKTYEAYIYEGANHGFHNDSTPRYDEAAAELAWARTIDWFNRYLPQD; from the coding sequence ATGAACGAGCATCAACAGCGGTTGACCGCCAAGGACTTCAGCCCGGAACTTCTGGAGCTCTACGACTTTTATGCCCACGGCATGATCACCAAGCGTGAATTTCTCGATCGCGCCGGCAAATATGCCATTGGTGGCCTGACCGCCGCCGCGATCCTGGGGATGATGAGCCCGGACTACGCCAAGGCCGAGCAGGTGAGTTTCAACGATCCCGATATCCTGGCCGAGTGGATCACCTATCCATCGCCGAACGGCCATGGCGAGATGCGGGCCTACTATGTGCGCCCCACCGGCGTCGAGACCGCGCCGGGTGTTGTTGTCGTTCATGAGAACCGCGGCCTCAACCCGTATATCCAGGATGTCGCCCGCCGTCTGGCCAAGGCCGGCTTTATCGCCATGGCGCCGGATGGCCTGACGCCGATGGGCGGCTATCCCGGCAATGACGAAGAGGGACGGGCGCTCCAGCAACAGGTCGACGGCGAGAAGCTGATGAACGATTTCTTCGCAGCCATCGAATTCCTGATGGCGGACGAAGCCGTAACCGGCAAGGTCGGGATCACCGGCTTCTGCTATGGCGGCGGGGTCGCCAATGCAGCAGCCGTCGCCTATCCCGAACTTGGCGCTGCCGTGCCGTTCTACGGCCGGCAGCCGGAGGCAACGGATGTCACCCGGATCGAGGCGCCGCTGCTGCTGCATTATGGCGGCCTCGATGAGCGCGTCAATGCCGGCTGGCCGGCTTATCAGGAGGCGCTTGATGCGGCCGGGAAGACCTACGAGGCCTATATCTATGAAGGCGCCAACCACGGTTTCCACAATGACTCGACGCCGCGCTATGACGAGGCCGCGGCCGAACTCGCCTGGGCGCGCACGATAGACTGGTTCAACCGCTATCTGCCGCAGGATTGA
- a CDS encoding DUF779 domain-containing protein, translating to MEKTDIHCVTDADLPEGAEKGSRVTATTAARALIRDIRADHGEIMFHQSGGCCDGSSPMCYPKAEFHLGTSDVKLGTVEGAEVWISGPQFQAWKHTQLILDVVPGRGGMFSLDNGREKRFLTRSRVLSAEELEMLDKAAHRSSV from the coding sequence ATGGAGAAAACCGACATCCACTGCGTCACCGACGCCGACCTGCCGGAGGGCGCCGAGAAAGGCAGCCGCGTCACCGCCACGACGGCAGCGCGCGCGCTGATACGCGACATCCGCGCCGACCACGGCGAGATCATGTTCCACCAGTCTGGCGGCTGCTGCGACGGTTCGTCGCCGATGTGCTATCCGAAGGCGGAATTCCATCTCGGTACCAGCGATGTGAAGCTTGGCACGGTCGAGGGTGCGGAGGTGTGGATTTCCGGTCCGCAGTTTCAGGCCTGGAAGCACACGCAACTGATCCTCGATGTGGTGCCTGGCCGCGGCGGCATGTTCAGCCTCGACAACGGTCGCGAAAAGCGCTTCCTCACCCGCTCGCGCGTTCTGAGCGCGGAGGAGCTGGAAATGCTGGACAAGGCGGCTCACCGATCGAGCGTCTGA
- a CDS encoding GAF domain-containing protein, whose amino-acid sequence MVFPSRPTDEHVHAETVLATALSAQGPAFSPVAASWWRSLVQHKLDPAGATDTEDRRLGASELSERRERADPMLSIAGSRLDRLFRCVAQSACGVFLSDADGFVLDHRYRDADRESFQLWGLRKGRSWAEAVEGTNGIGTCLAEGRPLVIHRDEHFFNRNIAMSCIDAPIYGPDGDLIGALDVSSARSDQTASANHMIAALVQQTARQIEADCFRAAHPGHRILIADGGDRDDTVTSLIAVDGDDLVVAATRSARQALGLALSGAFTPVPAADLLGGGPEARGFDPAERAVLVQALARQSGNVQGAARELGVSRATLYRRMKRLGMTTN is encoded by the coding sequence ATGGTATTCCCGTCAAGGCCGACGGACGAGCATGTTCATGCCGAAACCGTTCTGGCGACGGCACTTTCCGCGCAGGGCCCCGCCTTTTCGCCGGTCGCGGCCTCATGGTGGCGATCGCTCGTCCAGCACAAGCTCGATCCGGCCGGAGCGACAGACACCGAAGACAGGCGGCTCGGCGCCAGCGAACTGAGCGAGCGGCGCGAACGGGCAGACCCGATGCTGTCGATTGCCGGCTCGCGGCTTGACCGCCTGTTCCGCTGTGTTGCCCAATCGGCCTGCGGCGTTTTCCTGAGCGATGCCGACGGCTTCGTTCTCGATCACCGCTACCGGGATGCCGACCGCGAGAGTTTCCAGCTCTGGGGACTGAGAAAGGGGCGAAGCTGGGCGGAGGCTGTCGAGGGGACCAACGGCATCGGCACCTGCCTCGCCGAGGGACGTCCCCTGGTCATCCATCGCGACGAGCACTTCTTCAACCGCAACATCGCCATGAGCTGCATCGACGCGCCGATCTATGGCCCCGACGGAGATCTCATCGGAGCTCTCGACGTATCCTCCGCGCGCTCCGATCAGACGGCTTCGGCCAACCACATGATTGCCGCCCTGGTGCAGCAGACGGCGCGGCAGATCGAGGCCGATTGTTTCCGCGCCGCCCATCCCGGCCACCGCATCCTGATCGCCGATGGCGGCGACAGAGACGACACCGTCACATCCCTCATCGCGGTTGACGGCGACGACCTGGTGGTCGCTGCGACCCGCTCCGCCCGCCAGGCCCTCGGCCTTGCCCTATCCGGCGCCTTCACGCCGGTACCGGCTGCGGATCTCCTCGGCGGCGGCCCCGAAGCGCGCGGCTTCGATCCGGCCGAACGCGCGGTGCTGGTGCAGGCGCTGGCGCGCCAGAGCGGCAATGTCCAGGGTGCAGCGCGCGAACTCGGCGTCAGCCGGGCAACGCTTTATCGGCGCATGAAGAGGCTCGGCATGACGACCAACTGA
- a CDS encoding alpha/beta hydrolase — MKEQLRSLNSTPEDTIEFEAAEPTRQRRCLRFEIASQAGLPYEIFVSLPRQAPPPEGFPVLYMLDANADFTLADQVMERLTRRPAATGVEPAIIVGIGYPQTEGYNQERRHLDLTSGPTDDAFYEDTTYTFGGQHAFIAFICDRLKPVIRNRFPIREGHETILGHSLGGYFVVELALTRPELFSGYVAISPSIWWNPDRIFGHIASRSAPPEKPIRFFLAAGGWETEPAPWQRQDTPERNLEQTNLRLRRRMNDNIDRLSECCRSTYPETVTLRTERIADEDHSSIYVASLPRALRFVLPAGQG; from the coding sequence TTGAAAGAGCAGCTACGTTCACTGAACTCCACGCCGGAAGACACAATCGAATTCGAGGCGGCCGAACCAACGCGTCAGCGCCGCTGTCTCCGTTTCGAAATCGCCTCGCAGGCAGGGCTTCCATACGAAATCTTCGTCAGCCTTCCGCGTCAGGCCCCTCCGCCAGAGGGGTTTCCGGTGCTCTACATGCTTGATGCCAATGCCGATTTCACTCTTGCCGATCAGGTGATGGAGCGGCTGACGCGCCGGCCTGCAGCAACCGGTGTGGAACCCGCCATCATCGTCGGCATCGGTTATCCGCAAACGGAAGGCTACAATCAGGAACGGCGGCATCTCGACCTGACCTCCGGTCCGACCGACGATGCCTTCTACGAAGACACCACCTACACCTTCGGCGGTCAGCACGCCTTCATTGCATTCATTTGCGACAGACTGAAACCGGTCATCCGCAACCGTTTCCCGATTCGCGAAGGTCACGAGACCATCCTCGGCCATTCCCTTGGCGGCTATTTCGTCGTCGAGCTGGCGCTGACGAGGCCCGAACTGTTTTCCGGTTACGTCGCGATCAGCCCGTCCATATGGTGGAATCCGGACAGGATTTTCGGCCATATTGCCAGCCGTTCGGCCCCGCCCGAGAAACCGATCCGCTTTTTCCTCGCCGCTGGCGGCTGGGAAACCGAGCCAGCCCCCTGGCAGCGGCAGGACACACCCGAGCGCAACCTGGAGCAGACCAACCTCCGGCTGAGACGCCGGATGAACGACAATATCGATCGTCTGTCAGAATGCTGTCGCAGCACCTATCCCGAGACCGTAACGCTCCGAACGGAACGGATCGCCGACGAAGACCATTCGAGCATATACGTCGCCTCTCTGCCGAGAGCGCTCCGCTTCGTGCTGCCCGCAGGGCAAGGCTGA
- a CDS encoding ABC transporter substrate-binding protein produces the protein MLHDLEDRTVTLEAPAKRLLIDDGRIIFALSFMDENPASLIAAWPHDVDRLGRLPHAALARQFPEIDSLPNTGSNASGMSAEAMLSVDPDLVVLSVYSHFDAPQLRHLEDAGVPVIFVDFVSDPLENADKSLLLLGQATGHEDAARKLVAFRKDHREAVEHRLQQAERLERPSLFLEAHASATGLCCFSPGRGGIGTLIAFAGAKNVGDALGGKPFGQLTIEASLARDPDIYVASGGAYMKDRDGLLIGPGFSAEEMQQSLSGLLARPGFSALSAVRNGRIYGIDKHLFDPVVDILALELLAKWAHPDLFEDLDIDATRKALDAMTPLGVPPGYWSQAEE, from the coding sequence GTGCTTCATGATCTCGAAGACCGGACCGTGACGCTTGAGGCACCGGCGAAACGACTGCTCATCGATGACGGCCGCATCATCTTCGCCCTGTCCTTCATGGACGAAAACCCGGCCTCGCTGATTGCCGCCTGGCCGCATGACGTCGACAGGCTTGGCCGCCTGCCCCATGCGGCTCTCGCCAGGCAGTTCCCCGAGATTGATAGTCTGCCGAATACCGGCAGCAATGCGAGCGGCATGTCCGCCGAAGCCATGCTCTCGGTCGATCCGGACCTTGTTGTCCTCTCCGTCTACTCGCATTTCGATGCGCCACAGCTACGCCATCTGGAAGACGCCGGCGTTCCGGTCATCTTCGTCGATTTCGTTTCGGATCCGCTTGAAAACGCCGACAAAAGCCTGCTGCTTCTGGGGCAGGCGACCGGCCACGAGGACGCCGCCCGAAAGCTTGTCGCCTTCAGGAAAGACCATCGTGAGGCGGTGGAGCACCGCCTGCAACAGGCCGAGAGGCTGGAACGCCCCTCCCTGTTTCTGGAGGCGCACGCTTCAGCCACGGGCCTTTGTTGCTTTTCACCGGGTCGCGGCGGCATCGGCACGCTGATCGCCTTTGCCGGCGCCAAAAATGTCGGCGATGCGCTGGGGGGCAAGCCCTTCGGCCAGCTCACCATCGAAGCGAGCCTTGCCCGCGACCCGGACATCTATGTCGCCAGTGGCGGCGCCTATATGAAGGATCGGGACGGCCTGTTGATCGGCCCCGGTTTTTCTGCCGAAGAGATGCAGCAGTCGCTTTCGGGCTTGCTGGCACGCCCCGGCTTCAGCGCGCTTTCCGCTGTTCGCAATGGCCGGATCTATGGCATCGACAAGCACCTGTTCGATCCGGTCGTCGATATTCTGGCGCTTGAGCTTCTGGCAAAATGGGCCCATCCGGACCTGTTCGAAGACCTTGATATCGATGCGACGAGGAAAGCGCTCGACGCGATGACACCGCTCGGCGTGCCGCCCGGATACTGGAGCCAAGCGGAGGAATGA
- a CDS encoding TonB-dependent siderophore receptor → MSISATKNAILAATVSLAALQAAGPAWAQNGDLTVLKPVTVATDGTDNDDTDFVAASSSAAMKTNRPLIETPQSVSVVTRKEFEERNATSVQQALLYSSGVSAELRPNDRYDIVPVRGFGGYQNFVQYLDGLRILKGISYAEPTIDLYNIDRVEVVRGPASVLYGQMTPGGMVNLVSKKPTEETRGEVFTTVGNDSYIKSGIDLSGPIDENGIYRYRFVASGRYNETNIDGVESSRVSVLPSLEIAPDDATSLTLQFSYTDDPSSNYPGYLPAVGTVLPNGDYPYIPYDFNIGQPDFDKFTRQTTTAGYEFEHEFDDVFTLRQNLRYTHIDTEHRALYYSGSSGTTLSRGVSHLKEQADTVAVDTQLEADFATGALDHTGLFGFDYSYINADRLFGRGKGPSIDYLSPDYSQAITDPAYTTDTNQVTNQAGIYLQDEISYGALAVALGGRYDYYDITNEDTVLATGATSSTENENHAFTGRVGATYLFENGIAPYASYSTSFEPPSGFGYSADGGTTLDPVEGEQYEVGVKYQPFDDAESYIMASAYQLTEKNALSSDPTYSGYYVQTDEIELKGIELEGKLALDAGWDITLAYTYADPEITKSATAALVGNAPAAVPENAASAWLHYSVMSGPLEGLGIGAGVRFNGETWGDQENTFKVPAYTLFDAGIDYDFGVKWPKYEGLKLNVTASNLGNKEYVASCTYTTRCFYGTSRSVYATLKYQW, encoded by the coding sequence ATGAGTATCTCGGCAACGAAAAATGCCATATTGGCCGCCACGGTGAGCCTTGCAGCGCTTCAGGCCGCCGGCCCTGCATGGGCGCAGAATGGGGACCTGACAGTGCTGAAGCCGGTCACCGTTGCCACCGACGGGACGGATAACGATGACACCGATTTTGTCGCCGCCTCCTCCAGCGCCGCGATGAAGACCAATCGCCCGCTGATCGAAACGCCTCAGTCGGTTTCCGTCGTCACCCGCAAGGAGTTCGAGGAACGCAACGCGACCTCGGTGCAGCAGGCGCTTCTCTACAGCTCCGGCGTGTCGGCCGAGCTCCGGCCCAATGACCGCTACGACATCGTGCCGGTCCGTGGTTTCGGCGGCTACCAGAATTTCGTCCAGTATCTTGACGGACTGCGCATCCTGAAGGGCATCTCCTATGCCGAGCCGACCATCGATCTCTACAATATCGACCGGGTCGAAGTGGTCCGGGGGCCGGCCTCTGTTCTTTATGGCCAGATGACACCCGGTGGCATGGTCAATCTCGTGTCCAAGAAGCCGACCGAAGAGACCCGCGGCGAGGTCTTCACCACCGTCGGCAATGACAGCTACATCAAATCGGGCATCGATCTTTCTGGCCCGATCGACGAGAACGGCATCTACCGCTATCGCTTCGTCGCCTCCGGGCGCTACAACGAAACCAATATCGACGGCGTCGAATCCTCTCGCGTATCGGTTTTGCCGTCGCTCGAGATCGCGCCGGACGATGCGACCAGCCTGACCCTTCAGTTCAGCTATACCGACGACCCGTCGAGCAATTATCCGGGCTATCTGCCGGCAGTCGGAACCGTGCTGCCGAACGGGGACTACCCTTATATTCCGTATGATTTCAATATCGGACAGCCCGACTTCGACAAGTTCACCCGCCAGACGACGACCGCAGGCTATGAATTCGAGCACGAGTTCGATGACGTCTTCACCCTTCGCCAGAACCTGCGCTACACCCATATCGATACCGAGCACCGCGCGCTCTACTATTCGGGCAGCAGCGGCACGACGCTGAGCCGCGGCGTATCGCATCTGAAGGAACAGGCCGATACCGTCGCCGTCGACACCCAACTCGAGGCCGATTTTGCCACCGGAGCGCTCGACCATACCGGCCTGTTCGGATTTGATTACAGCTATATCAACGCAGATCGCCTGTTCGGCAGGGGCAAGGGTCCGTCGATCGACTATCTGAGCCCGGACTATAGCCAGGCTATCACCGACCCCGCCTATACCACTGACACCAACCAGGTCACCAATCAGGCCGGCATCTATCTGCAGGACGAGATCTCCTACGGCGCCCTGGCGGTCGCGCTCGGCGGTCGCTACGATTACTACGACATTACCAACGAGGACACGGTTCTGGCCACCGGTGCGACCTCGTCGACAGAGAACGAAAACCACGCCTTCACCGGGCGCGTCGGCGCGACCTACCTGTTCGAGAACGGCATCGCGCCCTATGCGAGCTACTCCACGTCCTTCGAACCGCCCTCCGGTTTCGGCTACAGCGCCGATGGCGGCACCACGCTCGATCCGGTGGAAGGCGAGCAGTATGAAGTCGGCGTCAAGTATCAGCCGTTCGACGATGCCGAAAGCTACATCATGGCATCGGCCTATCAGCTGACGGAGAAGAATGCGCTCAGCTCCGACCCGACCTACAGCGGCTACTATGTCCAGACCGACGAGATCGAGCTGAAGGGCATAGAGCTGGAAGGCAAGCTGGCGCTCGATGCCGGATGGGACATCACGCTCGCCTACACCTACGCCGACCCGGAAATCACCAAGAGCGCGACGGCCGCCCTCGTCGGCAATGCGCCGGCCGCCGTGCCGGAAAACGCGGCCTCCGCTTGGCTGCACTACAGCGTGATGAGCGGTCCGCTCGAAGGCCTTGGCATCGGCGCAGGCGTCCGTTTCAACGGCGAGACCTGGGGCGACCAGGAAAACACCTTCAAGGTGCCCGCCTACACGCTGTTCGATGCCGGCATCGACTACGATTTCGGCGTCAAATGGCCAAAATACGAGGGCCTGAAGCTCAACGTCACCGCGAGCAATCTCGGCAACAAGGAATATGTGGCATCGTGCACATATACGACCCGCTGCTTCTACGGCACCAGCCGGTCGGTCTATGCGACACTGAAATACCAGTGGTAA
- a CDS encoding helix-turn-helix transcriptional regulator, with product MQDRAVPFETEDFLAHMRRANGSFRLLNRTVAGDRALDGHYGHERLRDGLSVLHSDTVSLCAMETESELQPHLSIKLFFAGGIEAKLADHTLPMPTRPDSRRAWEPVGVVCAQNEPVRFWRRVKKGDRIRKFNISILPEWLASGDVFSDRSAAAIAAFSRMHFALSNWRPSPAAIAFAEQAMRAPVAAPHLHRLQMESCVLMIIAEAFHAIGGDTGAALTRARLSPAESAKLARAEEMIVEARGHLPGVDELAAQAGVSANTLQRLFHAAHGMTVFHYMRKTKLEQARTLLNRGEVSIAQAAFVAGYGSTANFSTAFRRQFGIPPGKVC from the coding sequence ATGCAGGACCGCGCCGTTCCGTTTGAGACCGAGGACTTTCTCGCGCATATGCGCCGCGCCAACGGCTCCTTCAGGCTCTTGAACCGGACGGTTGCGGGCGACAGGGCGCTGGACGGGCATTACGGTCACGAAAGGCTTCGCGATGGCCTGAGCGTCCTGCATTCCGACACGGTCAGCCTGTGCGCGATGGAAACCGAATCCGAGCTGCAGCCGCACCTCAGCATCAAGCTGTTCTTTGCCGGTGGTATCGAGGCGAAGCTTGCGGACCACACGCTGCCGATGCCGACACGCCCTGACAGCCGGCGGGCCTGGGAGCCTGTCGGCGTCGTCTGCGCGCAGAACGAACCGGTCAGGTTCTGGCGCCGGGTGAAGAAGGGCGACCGGATCCGCAAGTTCAACATATCGATCCTGCCCGAATGGCTCGCATCGGGCGATGTCTTCAGCGACCGCTCCGCGGCCGCAATTGCTGCATTCAGTCGCATGCATTTCGCCCTTTCCAACTGGCGCCCGAGCCCGGCTGCCATTGCCTTTGCCGAACAGGCGATGCGGGCGCCGGTTGCCGCCCCGCATCTCCACCGGCTGCAGATGGAGAGTTGCGTGCTGATGATCATCGCCGAGGCTTTCCATGCCATCGGCGGCGACACCGGGGCTGCGCTGACGCGTGCGCGCCTCAGCCCCGCTGAAAGCGCGAAACTGGCACGCGCCGAAGAAATGATTGTCGAGGCGCGCGGGCATCTTCCGGGTGTCGATGAACTGGCAGCGCAGGCCGGTGTCAGCGCCAATACGCTGCAGAGGCTGTTTCATGCGGCCCATGGCATGACTGTCTTTCACTACATGCGAAAAACCAAGCTGGAGCAGGCCCGTACCCTGTTGAACCGCGGCGAGGTTTCCATCGCCCAGGCCGCATTTGTGGCCGGTTACGGGTCGACGGCGAATTTCTCGACAGCGTTCCGCCGCCAGTTCGGCATACCGCCGGGCAAGGTCTGCTAG